A portion of the Perognathus longimembris pacificus isolate PPM17 chromosome 20, ASM2315922v1, whole genome shotgun sequence genome contains these proteins:
- the Znf444 gene encoding zinc finger protein 444 isoform X1: protein MCGKLRGLGGLALESEFTVPPTGTADNPDSPMEALAPQPVKQEGPATDALTPDSPWHRFRHFHLGDAPGLREALGLLRALCREWLRPEVHTKEQMLELLVLEQFLSALPADTQAWVCSRQPQSGEEAVALLEELWGPATSPDQSSTMKVPRELAEGSGVSAAKEDGGVITPGPTETPAPGEATRPYKQEPGSPPPAPLAPSLPAFLAPGVVACPECGKAPLKPAHLLRHRQSHSAEKPHACPECGKAFRRKEHLRRHRGTHPGGPGPALRPLPAREKPHACCECGKTFYWREHLVRHRKTHSGARPFACWECGKGFGRREHVLRHQRIHGRAAAGAQGVAAPGPEGGGSGAFPPWPLG, encoded by the exons TTCACTGTCCCTCCTACAGGCACCGCTGACAACCCTGACAGCCCCATGGAGGCCCTAGCGCCACAGCCAGTGAAGCAGGAGGGCCCTGCTACCGACGCCCTGACACCAGACTCACCCTGGCACCGCTTCCGCCACTTCCACCTGGGTGATGCACCCGGGCTGCGGGAGGCACTGGGGCTGCTCCGCGCCCTGTGCCGTGAGTGGCTGCGGCCCGAGGTACACACGAAGGAGCAAATGCTGGAGCTGCTGGTGCTCGAACAGTTCCTGAGCGCGCTGCCTGCCGACACCCAGGCCTGGGTGTGCAGCCGGCAGCCCCAGAGTGGCGAGGAGGCCGTGGCACTTCTGGAGGAGCTCTGG GGCCCAGCAACCTCCCCAGACCAATCCTCAACAATGAAGGTCCCCCGGGAGTTGGCAGAAGGCTCCGGGGTCAGTGCTGCGAAGGAGGATGGTGGGGTGATAACCCCAG GACCCACGGAGACCCCGGCCCCTGGCGAGGCAACACGCCCATACAAGCAGGAGCCGGGAAGCCCCCCGCCAGCCCCACTAGCgcccagcctgcctgccttcctggctCCGGGCGTCGTGGCGTGCCCCGAGTGTGGGAAGGCACCCCTTAAGCCAGCGCACCTGCTGCGCCACCGACAGAGTCATTCGGCCGAGAAGCCGCACGCGTGCCCCGAGTGCGGCAAGGCCTTCCGACGCAAGGAGCACCTGCGGCGCCACCGCGGAACGCACCCCGGCGGGCCGGGGCCTGCGCTGCGCCCACTGCCCGCGCGTGAGAAGCCGCATGCCTGCTGTGAGTGCGGGAAGACCTTCTACTGGCGCGAGCACCTGGTGCGGCACCGCAAGACGCACTCAGGCGCGCGGCCCTTCGCTTGCTGGGAGTGCGGCAAAGGCTTTGGGCGCCGCGAGCACGTGCTGCGCCACCAGCGCATCCACGGCCGGGCCGCGGCGGGCGCGCAGGGGGTCGCGGCGCCCGGCCCCGAGGGTGGCGGCAGTGGCGCCTTCCCGCCCTGGCCCCTGGGGTAG
- the Znf444 gene encoding zinc finger protein 444 isoform X2, whose translation MCGKLRGLGGLALESEFTVPPTGTADNPDSPMEALAPQPVKQEGPATDALTPDSPWHRFRHFHLGDAPGLREALGLLRALCREWLRPEVHTKEQMLELLVLEQFLSALPADTQAWVCSRQPQSGEEAVALLEELWGPATSPDQSSTMKVPRELAEGSGVSAAKEDGGVITPETPAPGEATRPYKQEPGSPPPAPLAPSLPAFLAPGVVACPECGKAPLKPAHLLRHRQSHSAEKPHACPECGKAFRRKEHLRRHRGTHPGGPGPALRPLPAREKPHACCECGKTFYWREHLVRHRKTHSGARPFACWECGKGFGRREHVLRHQRIHGRAAAGAQGVAAPGPEGGGSGAFPPWPLG comes from the exons TTCACTGTCCCTCCTACAGGCACCGCTGACAACCCTGACAGCCCCATGGAGGCCCTAGCGCCACAGCCAGTGAAGCAGGAGGGCCCTGCTACCGACGCCCTGACACCAGACTCACCCTGGCACCGCTTCCGCCACTTCCACCTGGGTGATGCACCCGGGCTGCGGGAGGCACTGGGGCTGCTCCGCGCCCTGTGCCGTGAGTGGCTGCGGCCCGAGGTACACACGAAGGAGCAAATGCTGGAGCTGCTGGTGCTCGAACAGTTCCTGAGCGCGCTGCCTGCCGACACCCAGGCCTGGGTGTGCAGCCGGCAGCCCCAGAGTGGCGAGGAGGCCGTGGCACTTCTGGAGGAGCTCTGG GGCCCAGCAACCTCCCCAGACCAATCCTCAACAATGAAGGTCCCCCGGGAGTTGGCAGAAGGCTCCGGGGTCAGTGCTGCGAAGGAGGATGGTGGGGTGATAACCCCAG AGACCCCGGCCCCTGGCGAGGCAACACGCCCATACAAGCAGGAGCCGGGAAGCCCCCCGCCAGCCCCACTAGCgcccagcctgcctgccttcctggctCCGGGCGTCGTGGCGTGCCCCGAGTGTGGGAAGGCACCCCTTAAGCCAGCGCACCTGCTGCGCCACCGACAGAGTCATTCGGCCGAGAAGCCGCACGCGTGCCCCGAGTGCGGCAAGGCCTTCCGACGCAAGGAGCACCTGCGGCGCCACCGCGGAACGCACCCCGGCGGGCCGGGGCCTGCGCTGCGCCCACTGCCCGCGCGTGAGAAGCCGCATGCCTGCTGTGAGTGCGGGAAGACCTTCTACTGGCGCGAGCACCTGGTGCGGCACCGCAAGACGCACTCAGGCGCGCGGCCCTTCGCTTGCTGGGAGTGCGGCAAAGGCTTTGGGCGCCGCGAGCACGTGCTGCGCCACCAGCGCATCCACGGCCGGGCCGCGGCGGGCGCGCAGGGGGTCGCGGCGCCCGGCCCCGAGGGTGGCGGCAGTGGCGCCTTCCCGCCCTGGCCCCTGGGGTAG
- the Znf444 gene encoding zinc finger protein 444 isoform X3, with product MEALAPQPVKQEGPATDALTPDSPWHRFRHFHLGDAPGLREALGLLRALCREWLRPEVHTKEQMLELLVLEQFLSALPADTQAWVCSRQPQSGEEAVALLEELWGPATSPDQSSTMKVPRELAEGSGVSAAKEDGGVITPGPTETPAPGEATRPYKQEPGSPPPAPLAPSLPAFLAPGVVACPECGKAPLKPAHLLRHRQSHSAEKPHACPECGKAFRRKEHLRRHRGTHPGGPGPALRPLPAREKPHACCECGKTFYWREHLVRHRKTHSGARPFACWECGKGFGRREHVLRHQRIHGRAAAGAQGVAAPGPEGGGSGAFPPWPLG from the exons ATGGAGGCCCTAGCGCCACAGCCAGTGAAGCAGGAGGGCCCTGCTACCGACGCCCTGACACCAGACTCACCCTGGCACCGCTTCCGCCACTTCCACCTGGGTGATGCACCCGGGCTGCGGGAGGCACTGGGGCTGCTCCGCGCCCTGTGCCGTGAGTGGCTGCGGCCCGAGGTACACACGAAGGAGCAAATGCTGGAGCTGCTGGTGCTCGAACAGTTCCTGAGCGCGCTGCCTGCCGACACCCAGGCCTGGGTGTGCAGCCGGCAGCCCCAGAGTGGCGAGGAGGCCGTGGCACTTCTGGAGGAGCTCTGG GGCCCAGCAACCTCCCCAGACCAATCCTCAACAATGAAGGTCCCCCGGGAGTTGGCAGAAGGCTCCGGGGTCAGTGCTGCGAAGGAGGATGGTGGGGTGATAACCCCAG GACCCACGGAGACCCCGGCCCCTGGCGAGGCAACACGCCCATACAAGCAGGAGCCGGGAAGCCCCCCGCCAGCCCCACTAGCgcccagcctgcctgccttcctggctCCGGGCGTCGTGGCGTGCCCCGAGTGTGGGAAGGCACCCCTTAAGCCAGCGCACCTGCTGCGCCACCGACAGAGTCATTCGGCCGAGAAGCCGCACGCGTGCCCCGAGTGCGGCAAGGCCTTCCGACGCAAGGAGCACCTGCGGCGCCACCGCGGAACGCACCCCGGCGGGCCGGGGCCTGCGCTGCGCCCACTGCCCGCGCGTGAGAAGCCGCATGCCTGCTGTGAGTGCGGGAAGACCTTCTACTGGCGCGAGCACCTGGTGCGGCACCGCAAGACGCACTCAGGCGCGCGGCCCTTCGCTTGCTGGGAGTGCGGCAAAGGCTTTGGGCGCCGCGAGCACGTGCTGCGCCACCAGCGCATCCACGGCCGGGCCGCGGCGGGCGCGCAGGGGGTCGCGGCGCCCGGCCCCGAGGGTGGCGGCAGTGGCGCCTTCCCGCCCTGGCCCCTGGGGTAG